From one Rhodamnia argentea isolate NSW1041297 chromosome 1, ASM2092103v1, whole genome shotgun sequence genomic stretch:
- the LOC115744014 gene encoding AT-hook motif nuclear-localized protein 20, whose amino-acid sequence MANPWWTGQVGLPGVETSTSSSQGKKPDLGISMKDNSGGGGAVEEDERDNSDEPKEGAIEVAARRPRGRPPGSKNKPKPPIFVTRDSPNALRSHVMEIANGADIAESVAQFARRRQRGVCVLSGSGTVTNVTLRQPTAPGAVMALHGRFEILSLTGAFLPGPAPPGSTGLTIYLAGGQGQVVGGSVVGSLVASGPVMVIAATFSNATYERLPLEEDEEQGNGQGQGQMGSGSPPAIGGGGGQQQGGMVDPSSMPVYNLPPNLLPNGGQLNHEAYGWTHGRPPYG is encoded by the coding sequence ATGGCAAATCCATGGTGGACAGGGCAGGTCGGTCTCCCCGGAGTCGAGACCTCGACCAGCTCCTCCCAGGGGAAAAAGCCCGATCTGGGGATCTCCATGAAGGACAACAGTGGAGGAGGCGGGGCCGTGGAGGAAGACGAGAGAGATAACAGCGACGAGCCGAAGGAAGGAGCCATCGAGGTTGCAGCTCGGAGGCCAAGGGGCCGTCCCCCGGGCTCTAAGAACAAGCCGAAGCCGCCGATCTTTGTGACCCGAGATAGCCCTAACGCGCTTCGGAGCCACGTGATGGAGATAGCCAACGGAGCAGACATAGCCGAGAGCGTGGCCCAGTTCGCCAGACGACGACAAAGGGGCGTCTGTGTGCTCAGCGGGAGCGGCACGGTCACCAATGTCACGCTCCGGCAACCCACGGCCCCAGGGGCGGTCATGGCCCTCCACGGCCGCTTCGAGATTCTTTCCCTCACCGGGGCCTTTTTACCTGGTCCTGCCCCGCCAGGGTCAACTGGGCTGACCATATACCTAGCCGGAGGCCAAGGTCAAGTGGTCGGCGGAAGTGTCGTGGGCTCGCTCGTTGCTTCTGGGCCTGTCATGGTGATCGCGGCGACCTTTTCTAATGCTACTTACGAGAGACTGCCcttggaggaggatgaggaacaGGGCAACGGGCAAGGGCAAGGGCAGATGGGAAGTGGCTCGCCGCCGGCAATTGGTGGCGGTGGGGGACAGCAACAAGGTGGGATGGTGGACCCTTCATCGATGCCGGTATACAATTTACCTCCGAATTTGCTTCCAAATGGTGGACAATTGAACCACGAGGCTTATGGTTGGACTCATGGCCGGCCACCTTATGGCTAG
- the LOC115744011 gene encoding protein EIN4 produces the protein MLRAVALGLLLSSLTVCAYADGNGFSCCDDEGFWSVERILECQRVSDFLIAVAYFSIPLELLYFVSLSYVPFKWVLAQFIAFIVLCGLTHLLNGWTYYGPHSFQLMLSLTIAKFLTALVSCATAITLLTLIPLLLKVKVRETFLRQNVLELDQEVEMMKRQKEASWHVRMLTQEIRKSLDKHTILYTTLVELSKTLDLHNCAVWMPNDDRTEMIMTHELKLSSGKSRSIPINNANVIEIKESKGVRILRPDSALAVVSSGGLDELGAVAAIRMPMLRASNFKGGTPQSIDTHYAILVLVLPQANPRDWSDQEMEIVEVVADQVAVALSHATVLEESHLMREKLAEQNRALQQARRNAMMASQARNSFQKVMSHGMRRPMHSIVGLLSILHEENMNPEQKLIVDAMETTSNVLSTLINDVMEISAKDDGKFPFEMKHFQLHAMIREASCLAKCLCVYRGCGFEISVRSSLPDQVMGDERRTFQVILHLVGYLLDIYDGGANVTFRVSCDDTEGKHDKTRGPQVISLSNEFVTIKFEIEIVSGSAPSGGLIPGMQSAGRNRGSDNNKDALSFNVCKKLVQMMQGNIWIASSSRGLPQRMTLVLRFLRQNSRGKAMLPPGNPMEQQSLDSLFRGLRVLIADDDDINRTVTKKLLERLGCQVTSASTGLECLSALSHTDNSLRVVFLDLHMPDMDGFEVAMRIRKCRSRHWPLIIALTASAEERIWERCLQMGMNGVLWKPVVLQQVADEVRRVLQRAGEAV, from the exons ATGTTAAGAGCGGTCGCTCTTGGCTTACTCCTGTCTTCCCTTACTGTCTGTGCTTACGCCGATGGCAACGGATTCAGCTGCTGCGACGATGAGGGCTTTTGGAGCGTCGAAAGAATCTTAGAGTGCCAGAGAGTGAGTGATTTCTTGATTGCTGTGGCATACTTTTCAATACCACTTGAACTCCTATATTTTGTCAGCTTGTCGTATGTGCCATTCAAATGGGTGCTCGCTCAGTTCATAGCGTTTATTGTCCTCTGTGGTTTGACACATTTGCTCAACGGTTGGACCTACTATGGCCCTCACTCATTCCAATTGATGCTGTCCCTCACGATTGCAAAGTTCCTCACCGCACTGGTCTCGTGTGCAACTGCGATTACCCTTTTGACTTTGATACCTCTGCTGCTCAAAGTGAAGGTGAGAGAAACTTTCTTGAGACAGAACGTTTTGGAATTAGACCAAGAGGTTGAGATGATGAAGAGACAGAAGGAGGCTAGCTGGCATGTCCGTATGCTGACGCAGGAAATTAGGAAGTCGCTGGATAAGCATACAATATTGTACACAACTCTGGTTGAGCTCTCTAAAACTTTGGATTTGCACAATTGTGCGGTCTGGATGCCAAATGATGATCGGACAGAAATGATTATGACCCATGAGTTGAAGTTAAGTTCAGGAAAGAGTCGCTCCATCCCGATCAACAATGCCAATGTGATAGAGATAAAAGAGAGCAAGGGTGTGAGGATTTTGAGGCCAGATTCAGCCCTGGCGGTTGTTAGTAGTGGTGGGCTCGATGAGCTAGGTGCTGTGGCAGCAATCCGCATGCCAATGCTTCGGGCATCGAACTTTAAAGGAGGAACACCACAGTCAATTGATACACATTATGCAATACTAGTTTTGGTTCTTCCACAAGCAAATCCTAGAGATTGGAGCGACCAGGAAATGGAGATTGTGGAAGTAGTTGCTGATCAGGTGGCCGTGGCCCTTTCTCATGCCACAGTTCTTGAAGAATCTCATCTTATGAGAGAGAAACTGGCAGAACAAAACCGCGCTTTGCAACAAGCTAGGAGAAATGCTATGATGGCTAGTCAGGCGAGAAATTCTTTTCAGAAGGTGATGAGTCATGGGATGAGAAGGCCAATGCACTCAATTGTGGGCCTGCTGTCGATTCTTCACGAAGAAAATATGAACCCTGAACAAAAACTCATTGTTGATGCAATGGAGACAACTAGTAATGTCCTCTCTACATTAATTAATGACGTGATGGAGATCTCTGCTAAAGATGATGGGAAGTTCCCTTTTGAGATGAAACATTTTCAATTACATGCTATGATCAGGGAAGCCTCTTGCCTTGCCAAGTGCCTCTGTGTTTATAGGGGCTGTGGTTTTGAGATCAGTGTCCGAAGTTCTCTCCCCGATCAGGTTATGGGTGATGAAAGGAGGACTTTTCAAGTGATACTGCATTTGGTTGGGTATCTTTTGGATATCTATGATGGAGGGGCTAATGTTACTTTTCGGGTCTCTTGTGACGACACTGAGGGGAAACATGACAAGACTAGGGGTCCGCAAGTGATAAGCCTGTCTAATGAGTTTGTAactataaaatttgaaattgagatTGTGAGTGGAAGTGCTCCTTCAGGTGGCTTAATTCCTGGAATGCAGTCAGCTGGTCGGAATCGTGGCAGCGACAACAATAAAGATGCCCTGAGCTTCAATGTCTGCAAAAAGCTTGTCCAG ATGATGCAAGGTAATATCTGGATTGCTTCAAGTTCTCGAGGTCTTCCACAGAGGATGACACTTGTTCTCAGGTTCCTAAGGCAAAATTCTCGGGGAAAAGCCATGTTGCCTCCTGGAAATCCCATGGAGCAACAAAGCCTGGATTCTCTTTTTAGAGGCCTCCGGGTTCTAATTgcagatgatgatgatattAACAGGACTGTGACCAAAAAGCTTCTTGAAAGGCTCGGTTGTCAAGTGACTTCCGCTTCGACGGGTCTAGAATGCCTTAGTGCCCTGAGCCATACAGATAATTCTCTACGAGTGGTTTTTCTGGATCTTCACATGCCCGATATGGATGGTTTCGAGGTTGCAATGAGAATAAGGAAGTGTCGCAGCCGTCACTGGCCATTAATCATCGCACTGACGGCAAGCGCTGAGGAACGTATCTGGGAAAGGTGCCTTCAGATGGGAATGAACGGCGTGCTATGGAAACCGGTAGTCCTGCAACAGGTGGCCGATGAAGTTCGACGAGTATTGCAGCGAGCAGGCGAAGCAGTATGA
- the LOC115744010 gene encoding myosin-11 yields the protein MGTPVNIIVGSHVWVEDPELAWIDGQVSKINGQEVEIQATNGKKVVANLSKIYPKDMEAPAGGVDDMTKLSYLHEPGVLQNLKTRYELNEIYTYTGSILIAINPFQRLPHIYDSHMMHQYKGAPLGELSPHVFAVADVAYRAMIHEGKSNSILVSGESGAGKTETTKMLMRYLAFLGGRAATEGRTVEQQVLESNPVLEAFGNAKTVRNNNSSRFGKFVEIQFDKHGRISGAAIRTYLLERSRVCQINDPERNYHCFYLLCAAPQEEIEKYKLGNPKSFHYLNQSKCYELVGVNDAHDYLATRRAMDIVGISAKEQEAIFRVVAAILHLGNIVFTKGKEVDSSIPKDDQAKFHLNMTAELLMCDPVALEDALCKRVMITPEEVIKRSLDPQSATVSRDGLAKTIYSRLFDWLVDKINSSIGQDATSKSLIGVLDIYGFESFKANSFEQFCINFTNEKLQQHFNQHVFKMEQEEYTKEEIDWSYIEFVDNQDVLDLIEKKPGGIVALLDEACMFPKSTHETFANKLYQTFKNNKRFIKPKLSRTDFTIAHYAGEVLYQSDQFLDKNKDYVVPEHQDLLSASQCSFVAGLFPPLPEETSKSSKFSSIGSRFKLQLQQLMETLNSTEPHYIRCVKPNNLLKPAIFENVNIMQQLRCGGVLEAIRISCAGYPTRRPFFDFINRFGILAPEFVEGNYDEKVACKKILEKKGLKGFQIGKTKVFLRAGQMAELDARRAEVLSNAAKTIQRRIRTHQARKRFIAIRKATIVVQSLWRGRLACKLYDHMRREANAVKIQKHVRRHQARTTYSKLRASVLVLQVGLRAMAARKEFRFRKRTKAAITIETRWRCHRAASYYKRLQRGCLFAQCRWRGRIAKKELRKLKMAARETGALKEAKDKLEKHVEDLTWRLQLEKRLRTDLEEAKAQEIAKLQNTVQALQTKVDETNAELVREREAAKKAIEEAPPVIQETQVLVEDTKKVDALTSEVENLKAMLDSERERADESDKKYTEALENSEERRKKLEEAEKKVHQLQESLTRLEEKINNLESENQVFRQQAVSMAPNKFLSGRSRSIIQRGADSGHLSTDSRPNLDLHSHSINHRDSSEIEDKPQKSLNEKQQENQELLIRCIAQHLGFSGNRPIAACIIYKCLLHWRSFEVERTSVFDRIIQTIGNAIETQDNNDVLAYWLSNASTLLLLLQRTLKASGAAGMAPQRRRSSSATLFGRMTQSFRGTPQGVNLSMINGSIGGGMDSLRQVEAKYPALLFKQQLTAYVEKIYGMIRDNLKKEISPLLGLCIQAPRTSRASLVKGARSVANAAAQQALIAHWQGIVKSLGNFLDTLKSNHVPPFLVRKVFIQIFSFINVQLFNSLLLRRECCSFSNGEYVKAGLAELEHWCYKATDEYAGSAWDELKHIRQAIGFLVIHQKPKKTLDEISHDLCPVLSIQQLYRISTMYWDDKYGTHSVSPDVISNMRVLMTEDSNNAVSSSFLLDDDSSIPFSVDDISKSMEQMDIADIEPPPLIHENSGFSFLLPRSD from the exons GCTTGGATTGATGGACAAGTATCGAAGATTAATGGGCAGGAAGTTGAGATTCAGGCCACTAATGGGAAGAAG gtggttgcaaatttatcaaaaatataccCAAAAGACATGGAAGCTCCGGCAGGTGGAGTTGATGACATGACCAAGTTATCATACCTGCATGAGCCTGGAGTTCTGCAGAATCTGAAGACAAGATACGAATTGAATGAAATCTAC ACGTACACCGGAAGTATTCTTATCGCCATTAATCCATTCCAAAGACTTCCTCATATCTATGATTCTCACATGATGCACCAATACAAGGGAGCACCCCTTGGGGAACTGAGCCCCCACGTCTTTGCGGTGGCTGATGTTGCATACAG GGCGATGATACATGAGGGAAAGAGTAATTCTATTCTAGTCAGTGGAGAAAGTGGAGCAGGAAAAACCGAGACCACGAAAATGCTCATGAGATACCTTGCCTTCTTGGGAGGCCGAGCTGCAACTGAAGGACGGACAGTAGAACAACAAGTTCTAGAA TCAAATCCGGTTCTTGAAGCATTTGGGAATGCCAAAACTGTTCGAAATAACAATTCCAG TCGTTTCGGGAAGTTTGTGGAGATACAGTTCGATAAGCACGGAAGAATATCAGGCGCAGCCATTAGGACATACCTTTTAGAGAGGTCTCGTGTTTGCCAAATTAATGATCCGGAGCGCAATTACCATTGCTTTTACCTGCTTTGTGCAGCTCCTCAGGAG GAAATTGAGAAGTATAAGCTAGGAAACCCCAAATCGTTTCATTATCTCAACCAGTCCAAATGCTATGAGCTGGTTGGTGTAAACGATGCACATGACTATCTTGCCACTAGACGAGCTATGGACATCGTGGGAATAAGTGCGAAAGAGCAG GAAGCAATTTTTAGAGTTGTCGCTGCGATTCTCCATCTTGGAAATATTGTGTTTACCAAGGGAAAAGAAGTTGATTCATCTATCCCCAAAGATGACCAAGCAAAATTTCATCTCAATATGACAGCAGAGCTTCTCAT GTGTGACCCCGTGGCACTGGAAGATGCATTATGCAAGCGTGTTATGATCACTCCTGAAGAGGTCATAAAGCGTAGTCTTGATCCTCAAAGTGCAACAGTTAGCAGGGACGGATTAGCAAAGACAATTTATTCCCGGTTGTTTGATTG GTTAGTTGACAAAATAAACTCCTCGATTGGACAAGATGCCACTTCAAAATCACTGATTGGAGTCCTTGATATTTATGGCTTTGAAAGTTTCAAAGCTAATAG TTTTGAGCAGTTCTGTATTAACTTTACAAATGAGAAGCTGCAACAACACTTCAACCAG CACGTCTTCaagatggaacaagaagaatacaCAAAAGAAGAGATCGATTGGAGCTACATAGAATTCGTTGATAATCAAGATGTCTTGGATCTTATTGAAAAG AAACCAGGTGGAATCGTCGCCCTGCTTGATGAAGCCTG TATGTTTCCCAAGTCAACACATGAAACATTTGCAAACAAACTTTATCAGACATTCAAAAATAACAAGCGCTTCATCAAACCAAAACTGTCTCGGACTGATTTTACCATCGCACATTATGCTGGAGAG gtgtTGTACCAATCTGACCAATTCCTAGACAAGAACAAGGACTATGTTGTACCAGAGCATCAAGATTTGTTGAGTGCGTCGCAGTGTAGTTTTGTCGCTGGCCTTTTTCCTCCTCTGCCAGAGGAGACCAGCAAATCTTCCAAGTTTTCCTCCATCGGATCTCGGTTCAAG CTTCAACTACAACAACTAATGGAAACATTGAACTCCACGGAGCCCCACTACATCAGATGTGTTAAGCCAAACAACCTTCTCAAACCTGCCATATTCGAGAatgtcaatatcatgcaacaATTGCGTTGTGGT GGTGTCTTAGAGGCAATAAGAATCAGCTGTGCAGGATACCCAACTCGGCGCCCCTTCTTCGACTTCATTAACCGATTTGGAATTCTTGCTCCGGAGTTTGTAGAAGGAAA CTATGACGAAAAGGTAGCTTGCAAGAAGATCCTTGAAAAGAAGGGGCTCAAAGGGTTTCAG ATAGGTAAAACAAAAGTCTTCTTAAGAGCTGGTCAGATGGCTGAATTAGATGCACGGAGAGCGGAGGTACTAAGCAATGCTGCGAAAACAATCCAGCGTCGTATAAGGACCCACCAGGCTCGCAAGCGATTCATTGCTATTAGAAAGGCTACAATTGTTGTTCAATCTTTGTGGAGAG GAAGGTTGGCTTGCAAGCTTTACGATCACATGAGGCGGGAGGCAAACGCtgtgaaaattcaaaaacatgtaCGTAGGCACCAAGCGAGAACAACTTACAGCAAACTCCGTGCTTCAGTGCTTGTCTTGCAAGTAGGTTTAAGGGCGATGGCCGCACGTAAAGAATTCAGATTCAGGAAGCGAACAAAAGCAGCAATCACTATTGAG ACGAGATGGCGGTGTCATAGGGCTGCCTCCTACTACAAGAGGCTTCAAAGGGGATGTCTATTTGCACAATGTAGGTGGAGAGgaagaattgccaaaaaagaaCTTAGGAAGCTGAAAATG GCTGCGAGGGAAACGGGTGCACTCAAAGAAGCAAAGGATAAGCTTGAAAAACATGTGGAAGACCTTACGTGGCGCCTGCAACTGGAAAAACGTTTAAGG ACTGATTTAGAAGAAGCCAAAGCACAGGAGATAGCAAAGTTGCAAAATACAGTGCAAGCCTTGCAGACCAAGGTTGACGAAACAAATGCAGAGCTTGTCAGGGAACGAGAAGCAGCAAAAAAAGCCATTGAAGAAGCACCTCCTGTTATTCAAGAAACCCAAGTTTTGGTGGAGGACACCAAGAAAGTCGATGCTCTAACGTCAGAAGTAGAGAACTTGAAG GCCATGCTGGATTCAGAGCGAGAAAGAGCAGATGAATCAGATAAAAAGTACACAGAAGCCCTGGAGAACAGTGAAGAACGACGCAAAAAACTAGAAGAAGCAGAGAAGAAGGTTCATCAACTCCAGGAATCTCTGACCAG GTTAGAAGAGAAGATCAATAATCTAGAATCAGAGAATCAAGTTTTTCGGCAGCAGGCTGTGTCGATGGCACCCAATAAGTTCCTTTCAGGTCGATCCAGATCAATTATTCAG AGAGGTGCCGACAGTGGTCATCTGTCAACAGACTCGAGGCCAAATCTG GATCTACATAGTCATTCAATCAACCACAGAGATTCTTCAGAAATAGAGGATAAACCACAGAAGTCATTGAATGAAAAGCAGCAGGAGAATCAAGAGCTGCTCATCAGATGTATCGCACAGCACCTCGGCTTTTCTGGGAACCGACCAATTGCTGCCTGCATCATATATAAATGTTTGTTACACTGGCGATCCTTTGAAGTCGAGCGTACAAGTGTTTTCGATCGGATCATTCAGACTATAGGCAATGCTATTGAG ACTCAGGATAACAACGATGTTTTGGCTTATTGGTTGTCTAATGCCTCGACACTTTTGCTTTTGCTGCAACGCACACTAAAAGCAAGTGGTGCAGCTGGCATGGCCCCACAGCGCCGAAGATCATCGTCCGCCACCCTGTTTGGAAGAATGACACAA agTTTCCGTGGAACACCACAAGGTGTTAACCTGTCCATGATCAATGGCAGCATTGGCGGAGGAATGGATTCTTTACGGCAAGTTGAAGCAAAATACCCAGCTTTGCTTTTCAAACAGCAATTGACAGCGTACGTTGAAAAGATATATGGGATGATTCGAGATAACCTGAAAAAGGAAATATCTCCGCTACTTGGCTTATGCATTCAG GCACCAAGAACATCGAGAGCAAGCTTAGTCAAGGGAGCTCGCTCGGTGGCAAATGCGGCAGCTCAGCAAGCTCTAATTGCACACTGGCAGGGAATTGTGAAGAGCCTTGGGAACTTCTTAGACACCCTGAAATCGAATCAC GTGCCGCCCTTTTTGGTTCGTAAAGTATTCATACAAATCTTTTCATTCATCAACGTCCAGCTATTCAACAG TCTTTTATTACGGAGAGAATGCTGTTCATTTAGCAATGGCGAATACGTCAAAGCAGGCTTAGCTGAGCTGGAACACTGGTGTTACAAGGCAACGGACGAG TATGCTGGTTCGGCATGGGATGAGTTAAAGCATATTCGGCAGGCAATCGGGTTTCTG GTCATACATCAAAAGCCGAAGAAAACGCTGGATGAAATAAGCCATGATTTGTGTCCA GTTTTAAGTATTCAGCAGCTGTACCGGATCAGTACGATGTACTGGGATGACAAGTATGGCACTCACAGTGTATCTCCGGAT GTCATTTCCAATATGAGGGTGTTGATGACCGAAGATTCGAACAATGCAGTCAGTAGTTCATTCCTACTCGATGATGATTCCAG CATTCCATTTTCGGTTGACGACATATCAAAGTCGATGGAACAAATGGATATAGCGGACATCGAGCCTCCGCCACTCATCCACGAGAACTCGGGCTTCAGCTTCTTGTTACCGCGTTCTGACTGA